One Narcine bancroftii isolate sNarBan1 chromosome 3, sNarBan1.hap1, whole genome shotgun sequence DNA window includes the following coding sequences:
- the LOC138758949 gene encoding transcriptional repressor p66-alpha-like isoform X15: MSRRFNRRNGPTRFDSEMKKGKRAPSPDIIILSDNEPSSPRLNGLSKELGRSANLDDIMKSTPEERERMIKQLKEELRLEEAKLVLLKKLRQSQIQKEATIPKSAVSTGTAMATPPPLVRGTLHVPTGKPNFQVTTARAVGTVIPPPLVRGGQQGTSKLGSQQNPQIVMPPLVRGAQPMSVSPQQIHTIRPHASTAPPPLLLAPRASVPSAVQIQGQRVLQQGLIRVANVPNTSLLVNIPQASSTMKASSLNSAQSNASGNTVTSVVNSNDSPASRQAAAKLALRKQLEKTLLEIPPPKPPAPELNFLPSAANNEFIYLVGLEEVVHNLLETQGKTSAQALAQEPYACSQCKTDFTCRWRQGKSGTIMCEQCVTSNQKKALKAEHTNRLKAAFVKALQQEQEIEQRILQQTPSTIQSKQDSAVPHHTVKQVWKSSGQLSRGPQTTTARGVLHTFSQSSQLQNASLISRQGKHAERVGGKGNTTTWRKQIPNSGVTMAYVSPNLSGHKTSSTVDRQREYLLDMIPSRSISQSATIWNLSSFQSPGAAIFLPLHSQIPTLNKQHHV, encoded by the exons TGAAATGAAGAAGGGAAAACGTGCCCCATCTCCAGATATCATCATCCTCTCTGACAATGAACCCTCAAGCCCCCGGCTGAATGGGCTTTCgaaagaacttggaagaagtgcAAATCTGGACGACATTATG AAGAGCACCCCGGAGGAACGAGAAAGAATGATTAAGCAATTAAAGGAAGAGCTGCGGTTAGAGGAGGCCAAACTTGTCCTGCTCAAGAAACTCCGCCAGAGTCAGATTCAGAAGGAGGCCACTATTCCAAAG TCTGCTGTCTCGACAGGCACTGCCATGGCCACCCCACCCCCGCTGGTCCGGGGAACGCTGCATGTTCCCACTGGCAAGCCCAACTTCCAG GTAACCACTGCTCGTGCAGTGGGTACAGTAATCCCGCCACCATTGGTTCGTGGTGGTCAACAGGGGACCTCAAAGCTTGGATCCCAGCAGAACCCCCAGATTGTAATGCCTCCATTAGTGAGAGGAGCCCAG CCGATGTCTGTTTCTCCCCAGCAAATCCACACAATTAGACCACATGCCAGCACTGCTCCACCTCCCCTGCTTCTGGCTCCCAGGGCATCGGTGCCCAGTGCAGTGCAGATCCAGGGCCAGAGGGTTCTACAGCAGGGACTGATCCGCGTGGCCAATGTCCCCAACACCAGCCTGCTCGTCAACATTCCACAG GCTTCAAGTACAATGAAAGCCTCATCGTTGAACTCAGCTCAATCAAATGCCAGTGGTAATACAGTGACATCTGTAGTCAACTCCAACGACTCACCGGCCAGTCGACAGGCAGCTGCCAAACTCGCTCTCCGCAAGCAGCTGGAGAAGACGTTGCTGGAAATTCCACCACCCAAACCTCCTGCCCCTGAACTGAATTTCCTACCAAGTGCTGCTAATAATGAGTTCATCTACCTGGTCGGGCTTGAAGAAGTGGTGCATAATCTCCTAGAAACACAAG GAAAAACTTCGGCACAAGCATTGGCCCAAGAACCATACGCCTGCTCTCAATGTAAAACTGATTTTACCTGTCGCTGGAGGCAAGGAAAGTCTGGAACTATCATGTGTGAGCAATGCGTCACGTCCAACCAGAAGAAAGCATTGAAAGCCGAGCATACTAATCGTCTGAAAGCAGCATTTGTGAAGGCCCTACAACAGGAACAG GAGATTGAACAACGGATATTGCAACAGACACCTTCCACTATACAGAGCAAGCAAGACTCTGCAGTACCACACCATACGGTGAAACAGGTATGGAAG AGCTCCGGCCAGCTGTCACGAGGGCCTCAAACAACCACAGCTCGGGGAGTGCTGCATACGTTTAGCCAGTCGTCTCAGCTGCAAAATGCGTCTCTCATCAGCAGGCAAGGGAAGCATGCTGAGAGAGTCGGGGGCAAAGGGAACACCACCACCTGGAGGAAGCAGATCCCCAATTCTG GGGTTACAATGGCTTACGTTAGCCCAAACCTTTCAGGACACAAGACCTCATCAACCGTGGATCGTCAACGCGAGTACCTCCTGGACATGATCCCTTCACGATCCATCAGCCAGTCAGCCACCATATGGAA CCTCAGCTCCTTTCAATCACCAGGAGCAGCCATATTCCTTCCCCTTCACTCCCAAATTCCTACACTCAATAAACAGCATCATGTTTGA
- the LOC138758949 gene encoding transcriptional repressor p66-alpha-like isoform X16, translating into MKKGKRAPSPDIIILSDNEPSSPRLNGLSKELGRSANLDDIMKSTPEERERMIKQLKEELRLEEAKLVLLKKLRQSQIQKEATIPKSAVSTGTAMATPPPLVRGTLHVPTGKPNFQVTTARAVGTVIPPPLVRGGQQGTSKLGSQQNPQIVMPPLVRGAQPMSVSPQQIHTIRPHASTAPPPLLLAPRASVPSAVQIQGQRVLQQGLIRVANVPNTSLLVNIPQASSTMKASSLNSAQSNASGNTVTSVVNSNDSPASRQAAAKLALRKQLEKTLLEIPPPKPPAPELNFLPSAANNEFIYLVGLEEVVHNLLETQGKTSAQALAQEPYACSQCKTDFTCRWRQGKSGTIMCEQCVTSNQKKALKAEHTNRLKAAFVKALQQEQEIEQRILQQTPSTIQSKQDSAVPHHTVKQVWKSSGQLSRGPQTTTARGVLHTFSQSSQLQNASLISRQGKHAERVGGKGNTTTWRKQIPNSGVTMAYVSPNLSGHKTSSTVDRQREYLLDMIPSRSISQSATIWNLSSFQSPGAAIFLPLHSQIPTLNKQHHV; encoded by the exons ATGAAGAAGGGAAAACGTGCCCCATCTCCAGATATCATCATCCTCTCTGACAATGAACCCTCAAGCCCCCGGCTGAATGGGCTTTCgaaagaacttggaagaagtgcAAATCTGGACGACATTATG AAGAGCACCCCGGAGGAACGAGAAAGAATGATTAAGCAATTAAAGGAAGAGCTGCGGTTAGAGGAGGCCAAACTTGTCCTGCTCAAGAAACTCCGCCAGAGTCAGATTCAGAAGGAGGCCACTATTCCAAAG TCTGCTGTCTCGACAGGCACTGCCATGGCCACCCCACCCCCGCTGGTCCGGGGAACGCTGCATGTTCCCACTGGCAAGCCCAACTTCCAG GTAACCACTGCTCGTGCAGTGGGTACAGTAATCCCGCCACCATTGGTTCGTGGTGGTCAACAGGGGACCTCAAAGCTTGGATCCCAGCAGAACCCCCAGATTGTAATGCCTCCATTAGTGAGAGGAGCCCAG CCGATGTCTGTTTCTCCCCAGCAAATCCACACAATTAGACCACATGCCAGCACTGCTCCACCTCCCCTGCTTCTGGCTCCCAGGGCATCGGTGCCCAGTGCAGTGCAGATCCAGGGCCAGAGGGTTCTACAGCAGGGACTGATCCGCGTGGCCAATGTCCCCAACACCAGCCTGCTCGTCAACATTCCACAG GCTTCAAGTACAATGAAAGCCTCATCGTTGAACTCAGCTCAATCAAATGCCAGTGGTAATACAGTGACATCTGTAGTCAACTCCAACGACTCACCGGCCAGTCGACAGGCAGCTGCCAAACTCGCTCTCCGCAAGCAGCTGGAGAAGACGTTGCTGGAAATTCCACCACCCAAACCTCCTGCCCCTGAACTGAATTTCCTACCAAGTGCTGCTAATAATGAGTTCATCTACCTGGTCGGGCTTGAAGAAGTGGTGCATAATCTCCTAGAAACACAAG GAAAAACTTCGGCACAAGCATTGGCCCAAGAACCATACGCCTGCTCTCAATGTAAAACTGATTTTACCTGTCGCTGGAGGCAAGGAAAGTCTGGAACTATCATGTGTGAGCAATGCGTCACGTCCAACCAGAAGAAAGCATTGAAAGCCGAGCATACTAATCGTCTGAAAGCAGCATTTGTGAAGGCCCTACAACAGGAACAG GAGATTGAACAACGGATATTGCAACAGACACCTTCCACTATACAGAGCAAGCAAGACTCTGCAGTACCACACCATACGGTGAAACAGGTATGGAAG AGCTCCGGCCAGCTGTCACGAGGGCCTCAAACAACCACAGCTCGGGGAGTGCTGCATACGTTTAGCCAGTCGTCTCAGCTGCAAAATGCGTCTCTCATCAGCAGGCAAGGGAAGCATGCTGAGAGAGTCGGGGGCAAAGGGAACACCACCACCTGGAGGAAGCAGATCCCCAATTCTG GGGTTACAATGGCTTACGTTAGCCCAAACCTTTCAGGACACAAGACCTCATCAACCGTGGATCGTCAACGCGAGTACCTCCTGGACATGATCCCTTCACGATCCATCAGCCAGTCAGCCACCATATGGAA CCTCAGCTCCTTTCAATCACCAGGAGCAGCCATATTCCTTCCCCTTCACTCCCAAATTCCTACACTCAATAAACAGCATCATGTTTGA